Proteins encoded within one genomic window of Empedobacter falsenii:
- a CDS encoding carboxylesterase family protein, whose protein sequence is MKYLVALFLMISYTYAQKTIVYDKKNNLAFDIYYPKNYKENQSYNVFAWVHGGGFSGGTRADKEEIERMKDAQERGFIAVSISYRLLANSSAGFGCDLPKQEKLMIFKEASFDVLTALNFIQNNSKELKFSINKLILGGSSAGAETILNAYYLRDLWYGNQFNQVKIDGLVSYAGAIVDDRYVTKSSVLPTVYVHGLSDDVVPAYNAPHRSCLDNQPGFFPLNGSATLEDLNRKYSQASFAIFSNSGKHEWSGLRKQYLDEVFNFINQSIIGNKKVNNRIIVD, encoded by the coding sequence ATGAAATATTTAGTTGCCTTATTTTTAATGATAAGTTATACATATGCGCAGAAAACGATAGTATATGATAAAAAAAATAATTTAGCGTTTGATATTTATTATCCGAAAAACTATAAAGAGAATCAATCCTATAATGTATTTGCTTGGGTACACGGAGGAGGATTTTCAGGAGGAACAAGAGCGGATAAAGAAGAAATTGAACGAATGAAAGATGCTCAAGAAAGAGGTTTCATAGCTGTTTCTATCTCGTATAGATTATTGGCAAATTCTTCGGCTGGTTTTGGGTGTGATTTACCAAAACAAGAAAAGTTGATGATTTTTAAAGAAGCCTCTTTTGATGTTTTAACTGCGCTAAATTTTATTCAAAATAATTCAAAAGAACTTAAATTTTCGATTAATAAATTAATTTTAGGAGGAAGTAGTGCAGGAGCAGAAACTATTCTAAATGCTTATTATTTGAGAGATTTATGGTACGGAAATCAATTCAATCAAGTTAAAATTGATGGATTAGTAAGTTATGCCGGAGCGATTGTAGACGACCGTTATGTTACAAAATCGAGTGTTTTGCCAACAGTTTATGTACATGGTTTAAGCGATGATGTAGTACCAGCTTACAATGCGCCGCACAGAAGTTGTTTGGATAATCAACCAGGTTTTTTTCCTTTAAATGGTTCTGCTACTTTAGAGGATTTAAATAGAAAATATAGTCAAGCATCTTTTGCTATTTTCTCTAATTCAGGAAAACATGAATGGTCTGGATTGAGAAAACAATATTTGGATGAAGTTTTCAATTTTATTAATCAATCAATAATTGGAAATAAAAAAGTAAATAATCGAATAATTGTTGACTAA